From Roseibium alexandrii DFL-11, the proteins below share one genomic window:
- a CDS encoding GFA family protein translates to MSGEETDIKSGGCQCGAVRYCAEGFKRPSICHCRMCQKAVGGPFAALVVVENLSWTRGEPAYFQSSNLVRRGFCRDCGTPLTYEFEGSHIDITIASLDQPDLVAPEIQLGLENRLSWCEGLAVLPTRTEEAEAAAQDVFARIRNHQHPDRDTDAWPETIR, encoded by the coding sequence ATGAGCGGAGAAGAAACAGACATCAAGTCCGGCGGCTGCCAGTGCGGGGCGGTGCGGTACTGTGCTGAAGGGTTCAAACGGCCGTCGATCTGTCACTGCCGCATGTGCCAAAAGGCAGTCGGAGGCCCGTTTGCAGCGCTCGTCGTCGTTGAAAATCTCAGCTGGACGCGTGGAGAACCAGCTTACTTTCAGAGCTCCAACCTCGTTCGGCGCGGGTTTTGCCGGGACTGCGGCACACCGCTGACCTATGAGTTTGAAGGCTCACATATCGACATCACGATCGCGAGCCTCGATCAGCCGGATCTTGTGGCTCCGGAAATCCAGTTGGGGCTTGAGAACCGCTTGTCCTGGTGCGAGGGATTGGCGGTTCTGCCGACCCGAACGGAAGAAGCGGAAGCTGCGGCTCAGGACGTGTTTGCCCGCATCCGCAACCACCAGCATCCGGATCGGGATACGGATGCCTGGCCGGAGACCATCCGATGA
- the rarD gene encoding EamA family transporter RarD, producing MSEPVTRTEAENELRRGLLFGLAAYGMWGFFPAYYKLTDTVSADLVVAHRIAWSVLFVGGFLYLRGRWQEVLDVFADPAVLKRLAMSASFISVNWLVFVWAIANEQVLDVSLGYFINPLVSILVGLIVLRERMSKWQYIAVAMAGFAVVLQAVLAGGLPWVSLVLAFSFAGYGYVRKVTPVKATPGLFVETVLLFPIAMGYLLLSLSWGVDALILDDIPVLMALAGTGIVTALPLICFSSAARRLPLFMLGLMQYIAPSIHFLMAVYVWGEPLDQAKLLGFVMIWIALVVFTFDSWRNARNARKAQQQATV from the coding sequence ATGTCTGAGCCCGTGACACGCACCGAGGCGGAAAACGAACTCCGCCGTGGCCTCCTCTTTGGCCTTGCGGCTTACGGCATGTGGGGGTTCTTTCCGGCCTACTACAAGCTGACTGATACGGTTTCGGCGGACCTTGTCGTTGCACACCGGATTGCCTGGTCCGTGCTGTTTGTCGGCGGTTTCTTGTATCTCCGGGGCCGCTGGCAAGAAGTGCTCGATGTCTTTGCCGACCCGGCAGTCTTGAAAAGACTCGCGATGTCCGCGTCGTTCATTTCGGTCAATTGGCTGGTGTTCGTCTGGGCGATTGCGAACGAGCAAGTTCTGGATGTATCGCTCGGCTATTTTATCAATCCGCTCGTAAGCATTTTGGTGGGGCTGATCGTTCTTCGCGAACGCATGAGCAAATGGCAGTACATTGCCGTTGCCATGGCCGGTTTTGCCGTCGTCCTGCAGGCGGTTCTGGCTGGTGGGCTGCCCTGGGTGTCTCTGGTGCTCGCTTTCTCCTTCGCAGGTTACGGCTACGTGCGGAAGGTGACACCGGTCAAGGCAACACCAGGCTTGTTCGTCGAGACGGTGCTTTTATTTCCGATTGCCATGGGATATCTGCTTCTCAGCCTTTCATGGGGCGTCGATGCGCTGATACTCGATGACATTCCGGTTCTCATGGCGCTTGCGGGCACCGGCATTGTCACGGCGCTGCCTCTGATTTGCTTCAGTTCGGCCGCACGCCGGCTGCCGCTCTTCATGCTTGGCTTGATGCAGTATATCGCGCCATCGATCCACTTCCTGATGGCGGTTTATGTCTGGGGAGAGCCGCTTGATCAGGCCAAACTGCTGGGCTTTGTCATGATCTGGATTGCGCTGGTGGTCTTTACATTCGACAGCTGGCGGAATGCACGAAACGCAAGAAAAGCTCAGCAGCAAGCAACGGTCTAA
- the cysS gene encoding cysteine--tRNA ligase: MSAADPAKSGTFKGLKLTNTLTRQKEDFCAIDDSNVRLYVCGPTVYDFAHIGNARPAIVFDVLYRLLRHLYGAEHVTYARNITDVDDKINARALRDYPDMPLNEAIALVTKKTADQYQKDVAALGCLEPTVQPRATEHIDGMVKMIEQLIEKGHAYVAETPEGGEVLFDTVSMPNYGGLSKRKLDEQIAGARIAVDSHKKNPGDFVLWKLSSPEEPGWDSPWGRGRPGWHIECSVMSEHHLGKVFDIHGGGLDLIFPHHENEIAQSCCANGTKTMSNYWVHNGFVQVEGRKMSKSEGNFFTIHELLETENFGGRKWPGEVLRLAMLMTHYKEPIDFSVRKLEEAENLLGKWPDLVETDAAPAADVLDAMNDDLNTAAAIQALHGLAGEANKDPHKLAEFSASAALLGLKPVAADMSGIDETAIATAITARLEALNGKNWAEADRIRDELASQGIALKDSKDSETGARVTTWDLKR, from the coding sequence ATGAGCGCCGCTGACCCAGCGAAATCCGGCACCTTCAAAGGCTTGAAGCTCACCAACACATTGACCCGCCAGAAGGAAGACTTCTGCGCGATCGATGATAGCAATGTGCGTCTCTATGTCTGCGGACCGACCGTTTACGACTTTGCCCATATCGGCAATGCGCGTCCCGCGATTGTCTTTGATGTTTTGTACCGGTTGCTGCGCCATCTCTACGGCGCTGAGCACGTTACCTATGCGCGCAACATCACCGACGTTGACGACAAGATCAACGCACGTGCGCTCCGCGATTATCCGGACATGCCGCTCAATGAGGCGATCGCCCTAGTCACCAAGAAGACAGCGGATCAGTATCAGAAGGACGTTGCTGCCCTGGGCTGCCTTGAGCCGACCGTCCAACCACGGGCGACCGAGCACATCGATGGCATGGTCAAGATGATCGAGCAGCTGATCGAAAAGGGGCATGCGTATGTTGCCGAGACGCCGGAGGGCGGTGAAGTGCTATTCGATACGGTGTCGATGCCAAATTACGGCGGTCTTTCCAAGCGCAAGCTGGATGAGCAGATCGCCGGTGCCCGGATCGCGGTCGACAGCCATAAGAAAAACCCGGGCGATTTCGTGCTTTGGAAACTGTCGTCCCCGGAAGAACCCGGCTGGGACAGTCCTTGGGGGCGCGGCCGACCAGGCTGGCACATAGAATGCTCCGTCATGAGCGAGCATCATCTGGGCAAGGTGTTCGACATTCATGGCGGCGGGCTGGATCTGATCTTCCCGCATCATGAAAACGAGATCGCCCAATCGTGCTGCGCCAACGGCACGAAGACCATGTCGAATTATTGGGTTCACAATGGCTTTGTGCAGGTCGAGGGCCGGAAGATGTCCAAGTCTGAGGGCAACTTCTTCACCATTCACGAGCTGTTGGAGACCGAGAATTTCGGCGGCCGCAAATGGCCGGGCGAAGTGCTGCGCCTTGCGATGCTGATGACCCATTATAAGGAGCCGATCGACTTTTCCGTCCGCAAGCTGGAAGAGGCGGAGAACCTTCTGGGCAAATGGCCGGATCTTGTCGAGACTGATGCGGCTCCGGCAGCAGACGTGCTCGATGCCATGAACGATGATCTGAATACGGCCGCCGCCATTCAGGCCTTGCATGGCCTTGCTGGCGAGGCCAACAAGGATCCGCATAAACTGGCGGAGTTTTCGGCCTCTGCAGCTCTGTTGGGTCTCAAGCCTGTCGCAGCGGATATGTCCGGCATCGACGAAACCGCAATCGCGACTGCCATCACTGCCCGGCTGGAGGCGCTCAACGGAAAGAACTGGGCCGAGGCAGACCGGATCCGCGATGAACTGGCATCTCAAGGCATCGCGCTAAAGGACTCAAAAGACTCCGAAACCGGCGCCCGCGTTACAACCTGGGACCTCAAGCGGTGA
- a CDS encoding endonuclease domain-containing protein: protein MPHRDIPNKNRRNAKALRSNMTEAEKRLWRAIRAHRLEGISFRRQLPIAGYIVDFAAPQQRLIVELDGSQHGDQQYIEQDRQRDEALANAGWTVLRFWNVDVLQDLDAVCRKILTVCGKEGT from the coding sequence ATGCCTCACCGGGATATTCCGAACAAAAACAGACGAAATGCCAAAGCGCTCCGCTCAAATATGACCGAAGCCGAAAAGAGACTTTGGCGGGCTATTCGTGCGCATCGTTTAGAGGGCATTTCCTTTCGGCGGCAATTGCCGATTGCCGGATATATCGTCGATTTCGCTGCACCCCAGCAAAGGTTAATCGTCGAATTAGACGGGTCGCAGCATGGGGATCAGCAGTATATCGAACAGGACAGACAGCGGGATGAAGCGCTGGCAAATGCGGGATGGACTGTTCTGCGGTTTTGGAATGTGGACGTGCTTCAAGATCTCGATGCTGTGTGCCGCAAGATCCTGACGGTGTGTGGCAAGGAGGGGACATGA
- a CDS encoding ArsR/SmtB family transcription factor, whose product MDYKALEEKAETAAEFMKLMASAPRLLLMCHVMDEERSVGELAEKTGMRMPTVSQQLALLRAQGLVSTRREGTTIYYRLASEPVKDVMAMLYKHFCADAELPVAHHLETLEGDKPGSRQ is encoded by the coding sequence ATGGACTACAAAGCGCTGGAAGAAAAAGCGGAAACTGCCGCAGAATTCATGAAGCTGATGGCTTCCGCGCCCCGGTTGCTTCTGATGTGTCATGTGATGGACGAGGAGCGCAGCGTTGGCGAACTTGCCGAGAAGACCGGTATGCGCATGCCGACCGTCTCTCAGCAGCTGGCTCTTTTGCGCGCGCAAGGACTGGTCTCAACACGGCGCGAAGGCACTACCATTTATTACCGGCTGGCCAGCGAGCCGGTCAAAGATGTGATGGCCATGCTCTACAAGCACTTTTGTGCCGATGCCGAACTGCCGGTCGCCCACCATCTCGAAACGCTCGAAGGCGACAAGCCGGGCTCACGCCAATAA
- a CDS encoding GFA family protein — protein sequence MSETYTGGCQCGAVRFRIEGTLGEASICHCRMCQKAFGNFFAPLVDARHEDLNWTRGKPSYYASSDVVDRGFCSRCGTPLVFAYRDYPLIGLAIGAFDEPGRVPVTKQHWTRDKIPGFEKLHALPGGAEDDPEFADVIAEIDASNHQHPDHDTKEWPVAPQLSDGKDR from the coding sequence ATGAGCGAGACCTACACAGGCGGTTGCCAATGCGGCGCGGTTCGTTTTCGCATAGAAGGCACACTTGGCGAAGCGAGCATTTGCCATTGCCGGATGTGCCAGAAGGCTTTCGGAAATTTCTTCGCTCCGTTGGTCGATGCACGGCACGAAGATCTCAACTGGACCCGCGGGAAACCAAGCTACTACGCGTCGTCTGACGTGGTTGATCGCGGGTTTTGCAGCCGGTGCGGGACACCGCTTGTTTTTGCCTATCGCGATTACCCGTTGATTGGGCTGGCGATCGGAGCATTTGATGAGCCGGGCCGCGTCCCCGTTACGAAACAGCACTGGACTCGGGACAAAATTCCAGGGTTCGAAAAACTGCACGCGTTGCCGGGTGGAGCGGAAGACGATCCGGAATTTGCAGATGTGATCGCCGAAATCGACGCCAGCAATCACCAGCACCCAGACCACGATACGAAAGAGTGGCCCGTAGCGCCGCAGTTGTCCGACGGAAAAGACAGATGA
- the cimA gene encoding citramalate synthase: MTKDRLYLFDTTLRDGAQTSGVDFSVNEKIVIAELLERLGVDYVEGGYPGANPADTEFFSQKRTKNAAFTAFGMTKRAGRSASNDPGLQQILASQSDACCFVAKAWDYHVDVALGCTNEENLEAIEDTVKAAVMAGKEAMIDCEHFFDGYKANPDYALACARTAYQAGARWVVLCDTNGGTLPDEIHSIVTKVQEIVPGSHLGIHTHDDTGHAVANSLAAVDAGVRQVQGTLNGLGERCGNANLITLIPTLKLKSQFADRLEIGVSEDQLQDITGISHAFDEILNRSPNRHAPYVGETAFATKAGIHASAILKDPQTYEHVAPETVGNQRRVLVSDQAGKSNLLGELARVGITVDKADPRLDRLLSKVKEREALGYAYEAADASFELLALRELGEVPDFFQVDSFKVMVERRFNAIGDLITVSEAVVKVNVDGETRMSVAEGNGPVNALDMALRKDLGKYQAAIEGLELIDYKVRILNGGTDAVTRVLIESHDARTQRRWFTIGVSSNIVDASFQALVDSITFALLKAQES; this comes from the coding sequence ATGACCAAAGACCGCCTCTACCTCTTCGACACGACCCTGCGCGATGGTGCGCAAACCAGCGGTGTTGATTTTTCCGTCAACGAGAAGATCGTAATCGCTGAACTGCTGGAGCGGCTTGGGGTCGACTATGTGGAAGGCGGTTACCCCGGAGCAAATCCGGCTGATACCGAGTTCTTCTCTCAAAAGCGGACAAAGAACGCGGCATTCACCGCGTTCGGAATGACCAAACGGGCAGGGCGGTCGGCGTCGAACGATCCCGGTCTTCAGCAGATCCTGGCGAGCCAGTCTGACGCTTGCTGTTTTGTTGCCAAGGCCTGGGATTATCACGTGGACGTCGCGCTTGGCTGCACAAATGAAGAGAACCTTGAAGCCATCGAAGACACCGTCAAGGCTGCCGTTATGGCCGGCAAGGAAGCCATGATCGACTGTGAGCACTTCTTCGACGGCTACAAGGCCAATCCGGACTATGCGCTCGCCTGCGCCCGGACAGCCTATCAGGCCGGAGCCCGCTGGGTTGTTTTGTGCGACACCAATGGCGGCACACTGCCTGACGAGATCCATTCCATCGTGACGAAGGTCCAGGAGATCGTACCCGGCAGTCATCTTGGCATTCACACGCATGATGACACGGGCCATGCGGTGGCCAATTCCCTGGCAGCGGTTGATGCCGGGGTGCGGCAGGTTCAGGGGACCTTGAACGGTCTGGGCGAGCGTTGCGGCAATGCTAACCTGATCACACTGATCCCAACCCTGAAACTGAAATCACAGTTTGCCGACCGGCTGGAAATCGGTGTCAGCGAAGACCAGCTTCAGGACATCACCGGGATCTCCCATGCCTTCGATGAGATCCTCAACCGCTCGCCCAACCGTCATGCGCCCTATGTGGGGGAAACGGCTTTTGCCACCAAGGCTGGTATTCATGCTTCTGCGATTCTGAAAGATCCGCAAACCTACGAGCATGTGGCCCCGGAAACGGTTGGGAACCAGCGCCGGGTGCTCGTTTCCGATCAAGCCGGAAAGAGCAATCTGCTGGGCGAACTGGCACGTGTCGGCATCACGGTCGACAAGGCCGACCCCCGTCTGGACCGGCTGCTGTCCAAGGTGAAGGAGCGGGAGGCGCTGGGCTACGCCTATGAGGCCGCGGATGCATCCTTCGAGCTGCTTGCACTGCGCGAGCTCGGCGAAGTGCCGGACTTTTTCCAGGTTGATTCCTTCAAGGTCATGGTCGAGCGCCGGTTCAACGCCATCGGAGATCTGATCACGGTTTCCGAAGCGGTGGTCAAGGTAAATGTCGACGGGGAGACGCGCATGTCCGTTGCGGAAGGCAACGGCCCGGTCAACGCGCTCGACATGGCATTGCGCAAGGATCTTGGAAAGTATCAGGCCGCGATTGAAGGGCTGGAGTTGATCGACTATAAGGTGCGAATCCTGAACGGCGGCACCGATGCGGTGACCCGGGTTCTGATCGAAAGCCATGATGCCAGGACCCAGCGGCGCTGGTTCACCATCGGTGTCTCCTCCAATATCGTCGATGCGTCCTTTCAAGCGCTGGTCGATTCCATCACATTCGCGCTTCTCAAAGCTCAGGAGAGCTAA
- a CDS encoding MarR family winged helix-turn-helix transcriptional regulator — MPKTRKAPQETAVLKLNEFLPYRLNHLAETVSRSLSKIYADDFGIGIPEWRVVATLGEHVAMTARDIGKATSMHKTKVSRAVAALEKKGHLSRGANPDDQREQLLQLTDHGRAMYEDLVPKALGYSLQLEAALNEKQRVVLDEIFQRLHAAAEK; from the coding sequence ATGCCCAAAACCAGAAAAGCGCCTCAAGAAACAGCAGTGCTGAAACTCAATGAGTTTCTTCCCTACCGGCTGAACCATCTGGCGGAGACCGTCAGCCGGTCGCTGTCCAAGATCTACGCAGATGATTTCGGGATCGGGATCCCGGAATGGCGTGTGGTGGCAACACTCGGCGAACATGTAGCAATGACAGCGCGCGACATCGGCAAGGCGACGTCCATGCACAAAACGAAGGTGAGCCGCGCGGTCGCCGCTTTGGAAAAAAAGGGCCATCTCAGCCGCGGCGCGAACCCGGATGACCAGCGCGAACAACTCTTGCAACTCACCGATCATGGCCGCGCCATGTATGAGGACCTCGTGCCGAAAGCATTGGGCTATTCTCTGCAATTGGAAGCTGCCTTGAACGAAAAGCAGCGAGTCGTTCTGGACGAGATCTTTCAACGTCTTCATGCCGCTGCGGAAAAATAA
- a CDS encoding MBL fold metallo-hydrolase — translation MTTADTSSERELGQDAKIHDLGSGCYAISAEGCPNTGVIVGERGLLVIDAQPTEELGEVFLKKIREISDKPIKVLLLTHFHGDSTAGAAVFEAGEVIASDLSKRMMETRGLDDREVLKARYPDFYPAGHALPALAMPTMTIASSMSIDLGGREVRLMHLGRGHTMGDLVVWVSDSSVLYAGGLVQSNTAPYCGDAHLADWPRALDRIMAFRPSALVPGNGRPEIGSAAVATAIETTRDYVVTLRDAAAACAESKLGLHDTFQSLNDALQPRFGSALLFDAHLPFNVARAYDEAQGLDQPQIWTRERCDDLEDALTRTSPVSQKTEPAVAEDEPVAVDEIVADDSGANVEQDTDETAEAHSEASNELVTDSDFAASLLGGGEEAAADDELLLEEETDQDEQVLEKAGA, via the coding sequence ATGACTACGGCAGACACATCATCTGAACGTGAACTCGGACAAGACGCGAAGATCCATGACCTTGGATCCGGGTGCTATGCCATTTCTGCCGAGGGGTGTCCGAACACCGGTGTAATCGTCGGCGAGCGTGGGCTCCTTGTCATCGACGCCCAGCCGACGGAAGAACTCGGCGAGGTCTTCCTCAAAAAGATCCGGGAGATCTCAGATAAGCCGATCAAGGTGCTGCTGCTGACGCATTTCCACGGCGACAGCACTGCGGGCGCTGCCGTCTTTGAGGCTGGTGAGGTGATCGCATCCGACTTGAGCAAACGCATGATGGAAACCCGCGGTCTCGATGATCGTGAGGTTCTGAAAGCCCGGTATCCGGACTTTTATCCGGCCGGTCATGCGCTCCCGGCGCTGGCGATGCCGACCATGACCATCGCATCGTCCATGTCGATTGATCTTGGCGGCCGAGAAGTGCGCCTGATGCATCTTGGACGGGGGCACACCATGGGTGATCTCGTCGTTTGGGTCTCAGACAGTTCCGTACTCTATGCTGGCGGACTGGTTCAATCAAATACTGCCCCTTATTGCGGTGACGCGCATCTTGCGGATTGGCCTCGGGCATTGGACCGGATCATGGCGTTCCGTCCGTCTGCGCTTGTCCCAGGAAATGGCCGTCCGGAAATCGGATCTGCAGCTGTTGCAACCGCGATTGAAACGACCCGCGACTATGTCGTGACATTGCGGGATGCGGCCGCAGCTTGTGCCGAGAGCAAGTTGGGCCTGCACGACACCTTCCAATCCCTCAACGATGCGCTTCAGCCGAGATTCGGCAGCGCGCTGCTTTTCGATGCGCATCTGCCGTTCAATGTCGCAAGGGCGTATGATGAAGCGCAGGGGCTCGACCAGCCGCAGATCTGGACACGGGAGCGTTGCGACGATCTAGAAGATGCGCTGACCCGCACATCGCCGGTTTCCCAGAAAACGGAACCTGCGGTCGCAGAAGATGAGCCAGTGGCCGTCGACGAGATAGTTGCAGACGACTCCGGTGCGAACGTTGAACAAGACACGGACGAGACCGCAGAAGCACATTCAGAAGCGTCAAATGAACTCGTAACAGATAGTGACTTTGCTGCATCGTTGCTGGGTGGCGGTGAAGAGGCTGCTGCAGACGATGAACTCCTGCTGGAAGAAGAAACTGACCAGGACGAACAGGTTCTGGAAAAAGCCGGCGCCTAA
- a CDS encoding L,D-transpeptidase family protein codes for MHRTDHASRYIRHAALITLTTAVIAIQPLAGFAQTAPAPTSKPQRTAENVEVPAPVFLEPETPIAKALQAAMSPDVSEKAVLFYGQRAFAPIWFSAEGMSENAHLAVAAMAAANEHALNPENYGPLGLVDMASSAQTADDWAQFELELTKQYLRYATHLSSGRVQPNKVNKALNLFPDRPDPTMLLEQAVEAIDFSAFLEGLAPRSDNYARLKRRLAQYREKAATGPFTSVPDGDVLKPGMSDTRVAALRQRLIEEDIPGAAEHSGDVYDGVLVEAVTTFQDHHGLANDGVIGKETLARLNIPLEEKLVQMELNMERRRWMRDDLGSFYVFVNLADQELKVVKEGKTIHTAPVVVGKPYHATPVFSDTLDYVEINPFWNVPYSIATSEYLPKLKQNPSALSSKNIRVFRDGTEIAPTQIAWNSYARGNFPFRLRQDPGNSNALGRIKFMFPNEFNIYIHDTPSKSLFSRAERAFSHGCIRVSDPFALADVLLAHKNANEGHWEKVRDTEKRTVVKPSVPIEVHLTYLTAWMNKDGSTHFRKDIYRRDEKLLEALRTAMTENL; via the coding sequence ATGCACAGGACAGATCATGCGAGCCGGTACATTCGACACGCGGCACTGATCACGCTGACAACAGCGGTGATCGCGATACAGCCTTTGGCCGGGTTTGCCCAAACAGCTCCGGCACCAACCTCAAAGCCGCAACGTACCGCGGAAAACGTGGAAGTCCCGGCGCCCGTCTTCCTGGAGCCCGAAACGCCAATCGCCAAAGCGCTGCAAGCGGCGATGTCACCGGATGTCTCGGAAAAGGCTGTCCTGTTTTACGGGCAGAGGGCGTTTGCCCCGATCTGGTTTTCCGCTGAAGGCATGAGCGAAAACGCGCATTTGGCCGTTGCGGCGATGGCGGCAGCCAATGAGCACGCACTCAATCCGGAAAACTATGGCCCGCTGGGCCTTGTGGATATGGCTTCCTCTGCCCAGACAGCAGACGACTGGGCTCAGTTTGAGCTGGAACTCACCAAGCAATATCTGCGCTATGCCACGCACCTCTCCTCCGGCCGTGTTCAGCCTAACAAGGTCAACAAGGCCCTGAACCTCTTTCCGGACCGTCCAGACCCGACCATGCTGCTTGAACAGGCTGTGGAGGCGATTGACTTTAGCGCGTTCCTGGAGGGTCTTGCACCAAGGTCAGATAATTACGCGCGCTTGAAACGGCGTCTTGCCCAGTATCGCGAAAAAGCAGCGACAGGCCCCTTCACCAGTGTTCCGGACGGAGATGTGCTCAAGCCCGGCATGAGCGATACCCGGGTTGCCGCGCTCCGTCAGAGGCTGATTGAAGAAGATATTCCCGGTGCGGCCGAACACAGCGGCGATGTTTATGACGGTGTTCTCGTCGAAGCCGTCACAACCTTCCAGGATCATCATGGCCTTGCCAATGATGGCGTAATCGGCAAGGAAACCCTCGCCCGGTTGAACATTCCCTTAGAAGAAAAACTGGTCCAGATGGAGCTCAACATGGAGCGCCGGCGCTGGATGCGGGACGATCTCGGCAGTTTTTACGTGTTCGTCAACCTGGCCGACCAGGAGCTGAAAGTGGTCAAGGAAGGCAAGACCATCCACACCGCGCCGGTTGTGGTCGGCAAGCCGTACCACGCAACACCGGTGTTTTCCGATACGCTTGACTACGTGGAGATCAATCCCTTCTGGAACGTGCCATACTCGATCGCGACCTCCGAGTATTTGCCGAAGCTGAAGCAAAACCCATCTGCCCTTTCGAGCAAGAACATCCGCGTGTTCCGGGACGGTACTGAAATTGCCCCGACCCAGATTGCCTGGAACAGCTACGCCCGGGGCAATTTCCCATTCCGGCTGCGCCAGGATCCAGGCAACAGCAATGCGCTCGGGCGGATCAAGTTCATGTTCCCGAACGAGTTCAACATCTACATTCACGATACGCCGTCCAAATCCCTGTTTTCCCGAGCAGAACGAGCGTTCAGCCACGGCTGCATCCGTGTGTCGGATCCCTTTGCACTCGCCGATGTTCTGCTGGCCCACAAGAATGCGAACGAAGGCCATTGGGAGAAAGTCCGGGACACTGAAAAGCGGACGGTCGTCAAACCGAGCGTACCGATCGAAGTGCACCTCACCTATCTGACCGCATGGATGAACAAAGACGGTTCGACTCACTTCAGAAAGGACATCTATCGGCGGGACGAGAAGCTTCTTGAAGCTCTGCGAACAGCCATGACAGAAAATCTCTAA
- a CDS encoding CreA family protein translates to MRFRTAAILFLSLCMQSAAPALANDEPDLIFKKSTVWKFLTPDHKLATYAIDDPLIDGVSCHFTVPEKGGVSGWLGVAEEVSDVSLACRQVGPVQIKENFEQGEEMFRQGRSFMFKKMRIVRGCDVKRNTLVYMVYSDKLIEGSPKNSTSTVPLMPWGTQEPPRCGDYLES, encoded by the coding sequence ATGCGGTTTCGCACTGCAGCCATCCTCTTTCTCAGCCTATGTATGCAATCCGCTGCCCCGGCACTTGCCAACGATGAACCGGATCTGATCTTTAAAAAATCGACCGTCTGGAAGTTTCTGACCCCGGACCACAAGTTGGCGACCTATGCCATCGATGATCCGCTGATTGACGGGGTGTCCTGTCACTTCACTGTTCCGGAAAAGGGCGGGGTTTCCGGTTGGCTGGGCGTTGCTGAAGAGGTCTCGGATGTATCGCTCGCATGCCGGCAAGTCGGCCCGGTGCAAATCAAGGAAAACTTCGAGCAAGGCGAAGAAATGTTCCGCCAGGGCCGTTCGTTCATGTTCAAGAAGATGCGGATCGTACGCGGCTGCGATGTGAAGCGGAACACGCTCGTTTACATGGTGTATTCCGACAAGCTGATCGAAGGCAGCCCGAAGAATTCAACATCGACCGTGCCGTTGATGCCCTGGGGAACCCAAGAACCGCCGCGTTGTGGAGACTATCTGGAGAGCTAA